The genomic DNA AAAATAAAGAAAACAAAGGAGGAAACAAATGAAGACCATTTTAGTCCTTCATACAGGTGGGACCATTTCCATGTCGAAAGTAGCAGGAGGAAGTGTTGCCCCGAATGAAAAAAATCCGTTGATGGAACAAGAAGCATTATTTTCTGGCAAGGTTCATTTAGTTGTCGAAGATATTTTTAATATTCCCTCACCACACATGACCTTAGAACGGATGTTTCAATTAAAAGAACGGATTCAAAAAGCCTATTCTGAACCAATTGATGGCGTGGTTATTACGCATGGAACAGATACATTAGAAGAAACTGCTTATTTTTTAGATATAACCTTAGAGAAAAAAATCCCCATTGTTTTAACAGGAGCAATGCGGTCAAGTAACGAAATCGGTAGTGATGGCTTGTATAATTTCATCAGTGCTATTTGGACTGCTTGTTCAGACGAATCGTACGATAAAGGTGTTTTAGTCGTGATGAATGATGAAATTCATACGGCGCGTTATGTGACAAAAACACATACAACGAACGTAGCGACGTTTCGGACGCCAACTTTTGGACCAATAGGAACCATTGCGAAAGAACGTGCTTTTTTTGCGAAAGAGGTCTTACCGCAAGAAGTTTGCGATGTTTCTTCTGTGAAAGGAAATGTTCACGTAGTGAAGGCCTATGCGGGGATGGGTGAACGGATGTTTGAATTATTAAACACCCCAGAAACGGATGGGTTAGTAATTGAAGCGCTAGGTGCGGGTAATTTACCGCCAGAAACGCTCCCAGCATTACAAAAGATGCTAGACAACGGGATTCCAGTCGTTTTAGTTTCTCGTTGTTCCAATGGCATCGCTGAAGATATCTATGATTATGCTGGTGGTGGCGTTGGCTTGAAAAAAATGGGGGTCGTTTTTGCCCGTGGTTTAAACGGACCGAAAGCGCGGATTCGTTTAATTGTTGGTTTAAACAGCGAAAAAAATCCTGCAGAGTTAAAAGAATTTTTGGAACAGTAACTAATTTTAAGGAGAAAATAAATGAAGCTGTTTGAACGCATTCATCAAGATACTGAAATTCGACAAATTTATGATGCAATTGGTCAAATGGAAGATGAAGAAGCTGGGTGGGCATACCATAATTGGTTTCATGTAACCAATGTCGTAGCCATGACGGAAATGATTTTGAAACAACTTGCTGTTTCAGAGGAGTATTTAGAAGCGGCAAAAATTGCGGCACTGCTCCATGATGTGGGTGCGCTACAAGGAAAAGCAGGACATGCACTTCGGGGGAAACAATTTGCAGAAGCATATTTTCGTAAGCAAAAGATTTGTTTGCCTTATCAAGAAGAAATTTTATCTTCTATAGAAAATCATAGTAACGGCTTTGATTCGGAAGAGCTAATGACGCTAGCGCTAATCATTAGTGATAAATTAGATATTACAACCTCTCGTGTTGCCAAGGCTGGTTATTTCGTGCCGGGAATGCGGCAACTTCAATTTTTAAAGAAAATTGAAATTATGCTTTCAGAACAAGAGGTTTGTGTCTCGTTTACGGCAGAAGAAGAACTGGATTTAGAAGAATTAAATGCGTTTTATTTTATGCCAAAGGTCTTCAAAGCAATTGCCGCTTTTTCAGAAAAAATTCAACGCCGACCAATCGTTTTATTGAATAATCAAGAATGGCCGGTACCAAAACCAAAAAATCCTTCAACTGTTCATTAACAGTTGAAGGATTTTTTTAGCGATAATTATTAAACTCAAGAGCTATTGGTAAATCTAATTCTCGTAAAAGAGCCATGACTTTTTGTAAATCATCCCGACTTTTTCCAGTTACCCGAATTTTGTCTTCTTGGATTTGTGACTTAACTTTAATCCCAGAGTTTTTGATAGCTGTGTTGATTTTTTTCGCATTTTCTTTATCAATACCACTGATTAAATCACCATATTGGCGAGCAGTACCGCCTAAGGCTTTTTCACTTTCTGAGAAATGAATATTTTTAATCGGAACATTGCGTTT from Enterococcus faecalis includes the following:
- a CDS encoding asparaginase; translation: MKTILVLHTGGTISMSKVAGGSVAPNEKNPLMEQEALFSGKVHLVVEDIFNIPSPHMTLERMFQLKERIQKAYSEPIDGVVITHGTDTLEETAYFLDITLEKKIPIVLTGAMRSSNEIGSDGLYNFISAIWTACSDESYDKGVLVVMNDEIHTARYVTKTHTTNVATFRTPTFGPIGTIAKERAFFAKEVLPQEVCDVSSVKGNVHVVKAYAGMGERMFELLNTPETDGLVIEALGAGNLPPETLPALQKMLDNGIPVVLVSRCSNGIAEDIYDYAGGGVGLKKMGVVFARGLNGPKARIRLIVGLNSEKNPAELKEFLEQ
- a CDS encoding HD domain-containing protein translates to MKLFERIHQDTEIRQIYDAIGQMEDEEAGWAYHNWFHVTNVVAMTEMILKQLAVSEEYLEAAKIAALLHDVGALQGKAGHALRGKQFAEAYFRKQKICLPYQEEILSSIENHSNGFDSEELMTLALIISDKLDITTSRVAKAGYFVPGMRQLQFLKKIEIMLSEQEVCVSFTAEEELDLEELNAFYFMPKVFKAIAAFSEKIQRRPIVLLNNQEWPVPKPKNPSTVH
- a CDS encoding YajQ family cyclic di-GMP-binding protein — translated: MAAKEASFDVVSEVNMEEVKNAIQIALKELKNRFDFKGSIADIKLENDKLVVVAEDDYKVEQVKDILFGKLVKRNVPIKNIHFSESEKALGGTARQYGDLISGIDKENAKKINTAIKNSGIKVKSQIQEDKIRVTGKSRDDLQKVMALLRELDLPIALEFNNYR